One window of Oscillospiraceae bacterium genomic DNA carries:
- a CDS encoding helix-turn-helix domain-containing protein translates to MNIADARKAAGFSTQEQLANYIKVSRSTIAKLEAGICVPRWKTLKLIANALNCSVDDLLSDTANQEDEIKSKVANEIEKGVNFTNE, encoded by the coding sequence ATGAATATCGCAGACGCAAGAAAAGCTGCTGGTTTTTCAACACAGGAACAACTCGCCAATTACATCAAGGTTTCGAGGTCAACAATAGCTAAATTAGAGGCAGGGATATGTGTTCCTAGGTGGAAAACATTAAAATTGATAGCCAACGCATTAAATTGTTCAGTTGACGATTTACTATCTGATACGGCAAATCAAGAAGATGAGATTAAGAGCAAAGTCGCCAACGAAATAGAAAAAGGTGTGAACTTCACCAATGAATAA
- a CDS encoding C40 family peptidase, whose product MREPAYKTQREQRREQAKSEYADSLLQRRDDSAAHQSMLSDNDAAKVARSTLTTHNAADSLNLDVTAAMTAPNISRASSSVKTAGKTAVKPSGSDTVYKISQNMGQKRTVYKPKRIRKNLAKRGEGVVGSAANTLGQSDDIGAKTIGTGYRGVKTGVHTTTIAAKGVGGVITAEGKMLRDLAAKKYGEAAKDVAKGAGGVVKSGAGLASAGIKNAGQSTTSLLRRSDDLGAKAAGASYSAVSKARRTTRAARRTAGTTIRTTRRVARGGIRVAALAIKSIGLLLPLIAIIAPIILVVGIIPTFSLTNTDWELSITYKYIVRRDVRFQQDINRTINATPDDWQTHFYLNGQSSTRMAMRIETNADNMLNYFDTRYGEYQLNSTILFWTDDTTVRQRINNIHNAMHNFSHYDWTETITVYPEYPNEYGEYPEPETITIRHRNIMLETMTFDQYVDQTLIARLDEEQRERYEAIREVGTYTFRNILSSPFPDINWHWHKTQRFGWRLLADNTIQEYNAIGVTVPPGTATHAPTFGTVREVTRQADGTYHVVFSNAEERIRFSGLTSTTLSEGDAVHNREQIGIAGGYTSIAFRLNGQRLNPLFYMENDLATSDERQSYGNAGYPLTLDEAERLRTVAERYLGFPYQWGGSAPPAFDCSGFVIWVLRQAGIANMSRVGSTSMYINYTIRIPPDHAMPGDLIFFHSTFPTDRMTSHVGLYMGGGYMIHAGSPIHYANIHTPYWTRHFFGFGRVIR is encoded by the coding sequence ATGCGTGAACCAGCTTACAAAACACAGCGCGAACAACGGCGCGAACAGGCTAAATCTGAATACGCTGACTCGCTCCTCCAACGTCGTGATGACTCAGCCGCCCATCAATCAATGTTGTCGGACAATGATGCTGCCAAAGTCGCCCGTTCGACACTCACTACACACAACGCGGCTGACTCTCTCAATCTTGACGTAACGGCAGCGATGACTGCACCTAATATATCACGAGCATCAAGTTCGGTCAAGACTGCCGGAAAAACGGCAGTGAAGCCAAGCGGCAGTGATACAGTCTACAAAATAAGTCAAAACATGGGGCAGAAGCGCACTGTGTACAAACCCAAACGCATACGCAAAAACCTTGCGAAAAGGGGCGAAGGCGTTGTCGGTTCAGCGGCCAATACCTTAGGACAAAGTGATGACATCGGCGCAAAGACAATCGGCACAGGCTATCGCGGTGTAAAAACAGGTGTACACACGACTACCATTGCAGCAAAAGGTGTTGGTGGTGTTATCACGGCCGAAGGTAAAATGCTCCGCGACCTCGCTGCGAAAAAATACGGGGAAGCGGCAAAAGATGTCGCCAAAGGCGCGGGTGGCGTTGTAAAAAGCGGTGCGGGTCTTGCATCTGCCGGTATTAAAAATGCCGGGCAATCCACTACGAGTTTACTCCGTCGTAGTGATGATTTAGGCGCAAAGGCAGCCGGTGCAAGCTATTCCGCTGTATCAAAGGCGCGAAGGACAACAAGAGCAGCGCGCCGCACCGCCGGCACGACGATACGAACAACCCGCCGTGTCGCCCGTGGCGGTATCAGAGTAGCCGCCTTAGCAATTAAATCGATAGGATTGCTCTTGCCCCTAATTGCTATTATTGCGCCCATTATCTTAGTTGTCGGCATTATTCCCACGTTCTCGCTAACAAATACAGATTGGGAACTGAGCATCACATATAAGTATATTGTCCGGCGCGATGTGCGTTTCCAACAAGACATAAATAGAACTATCAACGCGACTCCTGATGATTGGCAAACTCACTTTTATCTAAACGGTCAATCATCTACACGCATGGCTATGCGCATCGAAACCAACGCCGATAATATGCTTAATTATTTCGACACCCGTTATGGCGAATATCAGCTCAACAGCACAATCCTGTTTTGGACAGACGATACAACCGTACGGCAGCGAATCAATAATATCCATAACGCAATGCACAATTTCTCCCACTACGATTGGACAGAAACCATAACAGTTTATCCCGAATACCCCAACGAATACGGCGAATACCCCGAGCCTGAAACAATTACCATTCGGCATCGTAACATTATGCTGGAAACAATGACGTTTGACCAATATGTAGACCAGACACTTATCGCCCGGCTGGACGAAGAGCAGCGCGAAAGATACGAGGCCATCCGTGAAGTGGGAACATACACCTTCCGAAACATATTGTCATCGCCATTCCCTGATATAAATTGGCACTGGCATAAAACACAGCGTTTCGGTTGGCGATTGCTTGCAGATAACACTATCCAAGAATACAACGCTATCGGCGTGACTGTTCCGCCCGGCACGGCTACCCACGCGCCAACCTTTGGTACAGTCCGGGAAGTAACCCGTCAAGCCGACGGCACATATCACGTTGTTTTCTCAAACGCTGAGGAGCGCATCCGCTTCTCCGGCCTAACATCCACAACATTATCCGAAGGCGACGCAGTGCATAATCGTGAACAGATTGGCATCGCCGGTGGTTACACTTCTATCGCGTTCCGGCTTAATGGCCAAAGGCTTAACCCATTGTTCTATATGGAGAACGACCTCGCTACGTCGGACGAACGACAATCTTACGGCAACGCCGGCTACCCGTTGACACTCGATGAGGCAGAACGCTTACGAACTGTTGCAGAACGCTACCTAGGTTTCCCGTACCAATGGGGCGGTTCAGCTCCACCAGCCTTTGATTGTTCCGGGTTCGTCATATGGGTGCTGCGCCAAGCCGGTATTGCAAATATGAGCCGCGTCGGTTCGACTTCCATGTACATCAATTACACCATCCGAATACCGCCTGACCATGCAATGCCCGGCGACTTGATTTTCTTTCATAGCACATTCCCAACTGACCGTATGACATCCCATGTCGGACTCTACATGGGCGGCGGTTATATGATACACGCCGGTAGCCCCATACACTACGCCAATATCCATACTCCATACTGGACAAGACATTTCTTTGGGTTCGGGCGGGTCATTCGATAA
- a CDS encoding ATP-binding protein, which produces MARAKQLDKNEARRRKELAKKLQRPGKINTTAETIRYTRMIENGICEIVPGVYSKTIKFSDINYSLAKEERKIALWTKYCELLNSLPSSISAQINTINRRTDRQVFVDSVMIPAASDGNQEYRDEINELVASNMCEGDNSIVITKYLTFTVYTEEYDDAVKELARVEAEIENNFKSLGCETQVLDGIERLELLNYIMKPNETFTFRYEQLLGESLTTKDFIAPSSFDFSEKSFFEVEDQIGQVMLLEITTTELPDDLLSQLTTLNGSLVTSMHIQSEEQDIAIERVKVKIGMMEGAKSDVERKAAIKNLPAHIPYELQRSLDEAYKLQDLLLNKKQRMFKVTILLYTYDNDVESFTNNVHSLMTTARVAGCKLQKLDFAQEEAFNSCLPLGMNYIDRIRTLTTASTAIFIPFTTQDLVHKGGISYGINALSHNIIMLDRTQLVNGSGFILGIPGGGKSMMAKWNIGCLRFIRPDDDIIAIDPEREYKNLADATGGEVINISEGSKTFINPFDITDDYDKDNPLAFKTDFITSMCEVIMHTHEGMSPQQKSVISRVCDLTYESYFNAKKHGDDAPMPTMKDFYDILREQEEPEARSIALALERFVNGSLNVFANRTNVETDNRFIVFDIKDLGKQLKTLGMLVVLDQIWNRITANRAKGRRTWVFIDEIHLLFANEYAALYCRDLWKRARKWGAIPTGITQNVEDLITSDIARTMLSNSEVIALLAQSHTDRVELAELLDISPEQMEYVINPKPGEGLLRAGETIIPFKNKIPNHLKIYQLMTTKPEDVAAQQDDKSG; this is translated from the coding sequence ATGGCTCGCGCAAAGCAACTCGACAAAAACGAAGCGCGGCGAAGAAAAGAACTGGCAAAAAAACTTCAACGTCCCGGTAAGATAAACACTACCGCAGAAACCATCCGCTACACACGGATGATTGAAAATGGCATCTGCGAAATTGTGCCGGGTGTATATTCAAAAACAATCAAATTTTCAGACATCAACTATTCCCTTGCCAAAGAGGAGCGCAAAATTGCCCTTTGGACAAAATATTGTGAATTACTCAACAGCCTGCCATCGTCAATTTCAGCACAAATCAATACCATCAACCGCCGCACTGACCGCCAAGTATTCGTTGACTCGGTGATGATACCGGCCGCAAGCGACGGCAACCAAGAGTACCGGGACGAAATAAATGAACTTGTTGCGTCCAACATGTGCGAGGGTGACAACTCCATCGTTATTACTAAATACCTCACATTCACCGTCTATACCGAAGAATATGATGATGCCGTCAAGGAGTTAGCTCGTGTCGAAGCTGAGATAGAGAACAACTTTAAGAGTCTAGGCTGTGAAACGCAAGTCCTTGACGGAATTGAGCGGTTAGAATTACTCAACTACATCATGAAACCCAACGAGACATTTACTTTCCGCTACGAACAGCTGCTAGGCGAAAGTTTAACAACGAAAGACTTTATTGCGCCGTCTAGCTTTGACTTCTCAGAAAAATCATTTTTTGAGGTCGAAGACCAAATCGGTCAAGTGATGTTATTGGAAATTACAACAACGGAATTACCTGACGACTTATTGAGCCAGCTCACCACATTAAACGGCAGCTTAGTCACATCAATGCACATACAATCGGAAGAGCAGGACATCGCCATCGAGCGTGTCAAAGTGAAAATTGGCATGATGGAGGGCGCAAAATCCGATGTTGAGCGCAAAGCTGCCATCAAGAACCTGCCAGCGCATATTCCCTATGAACTCCAACGCAGCCTTGACGAAGCCTACAAGCTTCAAGACCTGTTGCTCAATAAAAAACAACGTATGTTTAAGGTAACGATTTTATTGTACACCTATGATAATGACGTTGAATCCTTTACAAACAACGTCCATTCGTTAATGACAACGGCACGTGTCGCGGGCTGCAAACTCCAAAAGCTAGATTTCGCACAAGAAGAAGCATTTAATTCCTGTCTACCACTAGGCATGAATTATATCGACCGCATCCGCACACTCACGACCGCCAGCACAGCTATCTTTATTCCCTTTACAACGCAAGACCTTGTGCATAAAGGCGGCATCAGCTACGGCATTAACGCTTTGAGCCATAATATTATCATGTTGGACAGAACCCAACTCGTCAACGGCAGCGGCTTTATTTTAGGCATCCCCGGCGGCGGCAAGTCGATGATGGCCAAATGGAACATCGGCTGCCTACGTTTCATACGTCCTGACGACGACATCATCGCTATCGACCCCGAACGGGAATATAAAAATCTCGCTGATGCGACAGGCGGTGAGGTCATCAATATCTCAGAGGGCAGTAAAACCTTTATTAACCCCTTTGACATTACAGATGATTATGACAAAGATAATCCGTTGGCGTTCAAAACAGACTTCATCACATCAATGTGCGAAGTCATTATGCACACCCACGAAGGTATGTCACCGCAGCAGAAGTCTGTTATATCGCGCGTTTGTGATTTGACATACGAAAGCTACTTTAATGCAAAAAAGCACGGCGACGATGCACCAATGCCAACGATGAAAGATTTTTACGACATTCTCCGAGAACAAGAAGAACCCGAAGCACGAAGCATCGCATTGGCATTAGAGCGTTTCGTCAACGGCAGTTTGAATGTTTTTGCGAACAGAACAAACGTGGAAACCGACAACCGCTTTATTGTCTTCGACATCAAGGACTTGGGTAAACAACTCAAAACATTGGGAATGTTGGTTGTGTTAGACCAAATTTGGAATCGTATCACTGCCAACCGCGCCAAAGGGCGCAGGACTTGGGTATTCATCGACGAAATCCATCTCCTTTTTGCTAACGAATACGCCGCGCTTTACTGTCGTGATTTATGGAAACGCGCAAGAAAATGGGGCGCAATTCCAACCGGCATCACTCAAAACGTCGAAGACCTCATCACATCAGACATCGCCCGGACAATGCTATCTAATAGTGAGGTTATCGCCTTGTTGGCACAAAGTCATACCGACCGCGTAGAGCTTGCCGAGCTGCTTGACATCAGCCCCGAGCAGATGGAATACGTTATCAATCCAAAGCCGGGCGAAGGATTGTTACGCGCCGGGGAAACAATCATCCCATTCAAAAACAAGATACCAAACCATCTAAAAATCTACCAGTTAATGACCACAAAGCCCGAAGATGTAGCAGCACAGCAAGACGACAAATCCGGATAA
- a CDS encoding PrgI family protein has translation MSNALATYVPKEITEYKPKLVLGLTLRQAIGLLCAIVCGAAVFFLFRQILDFPMDIASYITMAAAFPALSVGFLRPGGLNFEQYARNRYSHYICVKKRTHKNIKILDKEATRRNEIISKTAQARGKQRLFECDDETIQNWVQEQGANAHGSRKATRQKRSAAKKRTGKKTSTSR, from the coding sequence ATGTCTAATGCACTTGCAACTTATGTGCCAAAAGAGATTACAGAATACAAGCCTAAACTGGTGCTTGGCCTCACACTCCGGCAAGCAATCGGGTTGTTGTGCGCCATCGTATGCGGCGCGGCAGTTTTCTTCCTCTTCCGGCAAATTCTCGACTTTCCGATGGACATAGCCAGCTACATCACAATGGCAGCGGCGTTCCCGGCATTAAGCGTAGGTTTTCTACGTCCCGGTGGCCTCAACTTCGAGCAGTACGCTCGAAACCGTTATAGCCATTACATATGTGTAAAAAAGCGGACACATAAAAACATAAAAATATTAGATAAGGAGGCAACACGACGCAATGAAATTATTTCAAAAACAGCCCAAGCAAGAGGCAAGCAACGACTCTTCGAGTGCGACGACGAAACAATCCAGAACTGGGTTCAAGAGCAAGGTGCAAACGCACATGGCTCGCGCAAAGCAACTCGACAAAAACGAAGCGCGGCGAAGAAAAGAACTGGCAAAAAAACTTCAACGTCCCGGTAA
- a CDS encoding CD0415/CD1112 family protein: protein MLRSGIRNMLRDIVELLYGVNESSGLNQSLSNFNDILFDACMRILNYVMLPAAFVILSLFFLLELQKLTTRVEAVGGSQLGVEPVIKILVKMAICVLVVTNVSTILESIYDTSVYLINQTDALLATDANAQIDMVQLERLVNNMGLGEQIVALLVSFVVWLVVVVAVLLVTLIVIGRFIELFLLITISPLPIATIPHEEHSAIAKNFFRRFAAVSIQGILLFLVLRFYPFIITHQLNMADDGGNFLMMLMSLAGFAVVLIIAILGTNAMAKSIASAQ, encoded by the coding sequence ATGCTTAGAAGTGGCATCCGTAATATGCTCCGTGACATCGTTGAGCTACTATACGGCGTAAACGAGTCATCGGGGCTAAATCAATCGTTAAGTAATTTTAATGATATTCTTTTCGACGCTTGTATGAGAATTTTAAACTATGTCATGCTGCCAGCAGCGTTTGTAATTCTCTCCTTGTTTTTCCTGTTGGAGCTACAAAAACTAACTACGCGCGTTGAAGCCGTGGGCGGCAGTCAGCTAGGCGTTGAGCCTGTAATAAAAATCCTAGTCAAAATGGCAATTTGCGTTTTAGTTGTAACTAACGTGAGTACCATCTTAGAGTCTATTTACGACACGTCGGTTTATCTTATCAACCAAACCGACGCCTTGCTCGCCACTGACGCCAACGCACAAATTGATATGGTGCAATTGGAGCGGCTAGTCAACAACATGGGGCTTGGCGAACAAATTGTAGCACTGTTGGTATCATTCGTCGTGTGGTTAGTCGTTGTCGTTGCTGTACTTCTCGTTACGCTCATTGTCATCGGCCGCTTTATTGAACTATTCCTATTGATAACTATATCACCGTTGCCAATTGCAACCATCCCACACGAAGAACATAGTGCCATCGCCAAAAACTTTTTCCGGAGATTTGCTGCCGTGAGTATACAAGGCATTCTCCTATTTTTGGTACTACGTTTCTATCCATTTATCATAACGCACCAATTAAATATGGCTGATGATGGCGGCAACTTTTTGATGATGCTGATGTCATTAGCCGGCTTCGCCGTAGTACTAATTATCGCCATTTTGGGGACAAACGCCATGGCGAAGAGTATCGCATCGGCGCAATAG
- a CDS encoding XRE family transcriptional regulator — protein sequence MMMFSERLKAKRKERGLTQAELARRIGVGRDLYNKYERTGTRPSHETLVLLAAELNTTIDYLLMGEADAVLTTHEKTKFEKIVSKLPLYNVPVSAGDGQWLAEGNDYEHYDFEDAPKNADFALKVRGDSMEPMYFNDDIVFVKTCVQVESGQFGVFFLNGEGYLKMLQGNRLISLNDEYEPITIGEYDTFFTCGRIIGKAKG from the coding sequence ATGATGATGTTTAGTGAAAGATTGAAAGCCAAACGCAAAGAACGCGGACTCACACAAGCTGAATTGGCAAGACGTATAGGTGTTGGTAGAGATTTGTACAATAAATATGAGCGCACAGGCACGCGACCATCTCACGAAACACTCGTTTTGCTTGCGGCTGAATTGAATACAACGATTGACTATTTACTTATGGGCGAAGCTGATGCCGTTTTGACAACGCATGAAAAGACTAAATTTGAAAAAATAGTATCAAAGCTACCGTTATATAATGTTCCTGTTTCAGCCGGTGACGGGCAATGGCTTGCGGAAGGAAATGATTATGAGCATTACGATTTTGAGGATGCACCAAAAAACGCAGACTTTGCGTTGAAAGTTCGCGGTGATAGTATGGAGCCGATGTATTTTAACGACGACATTGTTTTTGTGAAAACTTGTGTACAAGTGGAAAGTGGGCAGTTTGGGGTGTTCTTCTTAAATGGTGAGGGTTATCTCAAAATGCTGCAAGGCAATAGACTTATATCGCTTAACGATGAATACGAGCCTATTACAATCGGAGAATATGATACTTTCTTCACTTGTGGACGTATAATTGGAAAGGCAAAAGGATAG
- a CDS encoding XRE family transcriptional regulator produces the protein MNRIQQLRKEKEMTQEDLAKILNINRSVVSKYESEDVPLTADTIITLTNFFNVTTDYLLCRSDTPTLPKEKTKYEKIISKLPLYNIPVSAGDGQWLAEGNEYEYVDFAGAPKDTDFALKVRGDSMEPMYFNDDIVFVKTCVQVESGQIGAFFLNGEGYLKMLQGNRLVSLNRKYEPITIGEYDTFFICGRVLGKREQ, from the coding sequence GTGAACAGGATACAGCAGTTAAGAAAAGAAAAAGAGATGACGCAAGAAGATTTAGCAAAAATTTTGAATATCAATCGCTCGGTTGTTTCAAAATATGAATCCGAGGATGTCCCCCTTACAGCGGACACGATTATAACATTAACTAATTTCTTTAATGTTACCACTGATTATTTACTTTGTCGTTCAGATACTCCCACTTTGCCGAAAGAAAAGACTAAATATGAAAAAATAATATCGAAGCTACCGTTATACAACATCCCTGTTTCAGCCGGCGATGGACAATGGCTGGCAGAGGGAAACGAATATGAGTACGTTGACTTTGCAGGTGCGCCAAAAGATACGGACTTTGCGTTGAAAGTTCGCGGTGATAGTATGGAGCCGATGTATTTTAACGACGACATTGTTTTTGTGAAAACTTGTGTACAAGTGGAAAGTGGACAAATTGGGGCGTTCTTCTTAAATGGGGAAGGTTATCTTAAAATGTTGCAAGGAAATAGGCTTGTGTCTCTTAACCGTAAGTATGAACCTATTACAATCGGAGAGTATGATACTTTTTTCATTTGTGGTAGAGTGCTTGGTAAAAGAGAGCAATAA
- a CDS encoding type IV secretory system conjugative DNA transfer family protein — MKTVRAKSTKPKFIVTAIFSLIVAYFGNRLGEIFAYSYGDILYRIEASIGVFHTITDNPLHISFHETALIVTAIGFSVVWLGFISLTFSAKKYMRGVEHGSSEWGTSHSIKGFVDTKPTNNLILTSTESLSLSGRMKNPTYNRNKNVLIVGGSGTGKTRFYVKPNLMQMHSSYVVTDPKGSLFHETGKMFADADYKIKVFNLKDMDASDFYNPFEYIETEDDILKLINNLIANTNPDKKGGGDPFWEKSETALLMAIFSYLVFECPPSDRTFSEVLNLIRMAEVREDDDTFQSPLDLLFEELKQEKPHCFAVKEYQLFKQAAGKTAKGILISVGVRLAPFDIERVGKLLSKDTLELYSLGDERTILYIILPDTDKTFNFIAAMMYQQLFDILVRVADKQKGARLKHHVRFILDEFSNIGQIPGFEILVSTIRSREMSVSIILQTISQLKSLYRDDKWETIAGNCDTWLFLGGSEQSTLELISKKCGKTTIDHRNINESHGQTRSYSKNYQVLGRELLLPDEVARIERTECILLISGCNPWLSQKYDIELHPNYRRLLDYNDDNWYDISLRDAERHQKKEEQTILFFDNVIERRRLDEILDPRDFDDIPTIELAPDGVPPTTRTYEQQTI; from the coding sequence ATGAAGACAGTTAGAGCTAAAAGCACCAAGCCAAAATTTATCGTTACCGCCATCTTTTCACTAATTGTTGCATATTTCGGCAATCGTCTAGGTGAAATCTTCGCTTACTCTTACGGCGACATCTTATATCGCATCGAAGCAAGTATAGGAGTATTCCACACTATTACAGATAATCCGCTTCATATTTCATTTCATGAAACAGCACTTATTGTAACAGCCATTGGATTTTCCGTCGTATGGCTAGGCTTTATATCCCTTACATTCTCAGCCAAAAAATATATGCGCGGGGTAGAGCATGGCTCATCCGAATGGGGTACATCGCACAGCATCAAAGGTTTCGTCGATACTAAACCAACAAACAATCTCATCCTAACCTCTACGGAAAGCCTGTCACTGTCCGGCCGGATGAAAAATCCTACTTACAACCGGAATAAAAATGTATTGATTGTCGGCGGTTCGGGTACAGGCAAGACACGATTTTACGTCAAGCCGAACCTCATGCAAATGCACAGTTCCTATGTCGTTACAGACCCCAAAGGCAGCTTGTTTCACGAAACAGGCAAAATGTTTGCCGATGCCGATTACAAAATCAAGGTTTTCAATCTCAAGGATATGGACGCATCAGATTTCTACAATCCTTTTGAGTACATCGAAACCGAGGACGACATCCTCAAACTCATCAATAATCTCATCGCCAACACAAACCCGGACAAAAAAGGCGGCGGCGACCCGTTTTGGGAAAAATCGGAAACAGCCCTACTGATGGCAATTTTCAGCTACCTAGTCTTCGAGTGTCCACCAAGCGACCGCACTTTTTCGGAAGTGTTAAACCTCATCCGTATGGCAGAAGTCAGAGAGGACGATGACACCTTCCAAAGCCCACTTGACCTACTCTTTGAAGAACTAAAACAGGAAAAACCTCATTGTTTCGCAGTCAAAGAGTATCAGCTTTTCAAACAAGCGGCCGGCAAGACAGCCAAAGGGATTTTGATTTCTGTCGGTGTACGCCTCGCCCCCTTCGACATTGAACGTGTCGGCAAACTACTTTCCAAAGACACGTTGGAGCTTTATAGCCTCGGTGATGAGCGCACAATCCTCTACATTATCTTGCCGGACACGGATAAGACCTTTAATTTCATTGCGGCCATGATGTATCAACAGCTATTCGATATTCTCGTCCGTGTCGCTGATAAACAAAAAGGCGCAAGGCTCAAACATCATGTACGGTTTATCTTAGACGAATTTTCAAATATCGGACAAATCCCCGGCTTTGAAATTCTAGTCAGTACCATCCGTAGCCGCGAAATGTCGGTCAGTATCATTTTGCAAACCATTTCCCAACTCAAAAGCCTATACCGTGACGATAAGTGGGAAACCATCGCCGGCAACTGTGACACATGGCTCTTCCTTGGCGGTTCTGAGCAGTCCACGTTGGAGCTAATAAGTAAGAAATGCGGCAAAACCACAATTGACCATCGCAACATAAACGAAAGTCACGGTCAAACGCGCTCATACTCAAAGAATTATCAAGTCTTAGGGCGTGAACTGTTATTGCCGGATGAAGTTGCACGAATTGAGCGCACCGAATGTATCTTGTTAATTAGTGGTTGCAATCCATGGTTAAGTCAGAAATACGACATCGAGTTACATCCAAACTACCGTCGTCTGCTCGACTACAATGACGATAATTGGTATGACATAAGCTTGCGAGATGCAGAGCGACACCAAAAGAAGGAGGAACAAACTATATTATTCTTTGATAATGTCATTGAACGGCGACGGCTCGATGAAATACTCGACCCCCGCGACTTCGACGACATACCAACAATCGAACTCGCCCCGGACGGCGTCCCACCAACTACACGCACCTACGAACAACAAACCATATAA